The Symphalangus syndactylus isolate Jambi chromosome 1, NHGRI_mSymSyn1-v2.1_pri, whole genome shotgun sequence DNA segment CTTCGTATTTCACTGGCCCCTCTTGTCCTCCCAACACAGAGCTTCATTTGTGTCTGCACGATCACCCTCATCTCCTGCAGCTGGCAATGAACTCCTGGGGCCACTGTGCTCTGGGTTCCGTCCCCTCTCACAGTCTCAAGGACTCTGCTCAAATATCCCTCCTGCCAATGACATCAAGGTTTCCCTTTCTAACATGTGATCTATCAGCACACAAGCGAGTTGTAATAACCCCTCTGCTTGAAAACAAGGCTTCAATAACACAATTGTGTGAGCCCCCACAGCAGAGATGGCCAACTGCCCCCAGCACCCACGCTTCCCCATCCAGTGTTGAGATGTGGCCTGATAGCAGCAGCCTAGCCAGGAACTGAGTCCCTCCCCACCTTCTGCCTTGTCACCAGTTCTCAGCAGTGGGGTGTGAACGGAATAAATGTGGGTCACTTCTGGGCTAAGATGTTCAAAATGCAGGTGAAtgcgggctgggcgcagtggctcacgcctgaaatcccagcactttgggaggctgaggcgggtggatcacttgaggtcaggagtctgggatcatcctggccaacatggcaaaaccctgtctctactacaaatacaaaaattagcagggcgtggtggcacgcacctgtaatcccagctactccagaggctgaggcaggaaaatcgcttgaacctgggaggcggaggttgcagtgagccgagattgctcgctggtgacagagcgagactccatctcaaaaaaaaaataataaaaaaatttttgaatgcaGGTGGATGCTTCATCCTCTCTTCCCCTCTGTGGCTGGATGCACATGAGCCCAGCCAGCGTGGACGCCAAGCACAGAGCTGCGAGATGGGGAGAGCCTGCGTTCCCAGACACCTCTTGGAGGAGAGCTGCCCACAGTCAGCAACAGCCATTTGGGACTTTacacaatcaataaataaacttctattgtgtTTGAGCTGTTATACATTTCGAGGTTGGCTTGCCACAGCAGCCAGGATTACTCTAATTAATGCAAACCACATccccattttcctgcttctcctTAGAGTGAAACTCTGTAGGTGAGCTGCCTGTCTTCACCGACTTCACTTCCCTGCCTCCAGCACTCTCACAGTCCCATGCCTCTGTGCACTTCACCTCACCCCTCCACGGTAAACCCTCAAGCCAGGGCCCTCAGAGAAGTCCATGCTGCCAAATCCAGGGGCTAATTCTAGACCTTATCCCACTCCACCTCTCAGTAGGAtgagacttttttgtttgtttgtttttgagatggagtttcactcttgttgcccaggctggagtgcaatgacgtgatctcagcttaccacaacctctgcctcccaggtccaagaaattctcctgcctcagcctcccgagtagctgggattacaggcatgtgccaccatgcctggctaattttttgtatttttagtagagacagggtttcaccatgttggccagactggtcttgaactcctgacctcaggcgattcacctgcctcagcctcccaaagtgctgggattacaggcgtgagccacaacgcccagccAAGGGTGTGAAATTGCTGATTGACTCTGTCAGATACTTTTCACTCTGGCTTCCAGGGCATCCTGCTGTCCTGGTTTCCAGGCCTCACTGGTTTTGCCTTCACAGCTCTTTTGCTGGGTCATCCTCTTCCTCACCTCTCAAAATCAGAGACCAAAGGCTCCATCACAAATGTCATCTCTTTGCTATGAAAGGTTGCACCCTGCGGGAGCTTATCCAGTCCTGACTTAAAATGCCTTTTATCCCCAATTATTCCCAAGTCGCTCCATGATGCCACCACCTGGATGGCTAATTGACATGTCAGTCTCATCAcacaaaaagacatttattttcccaTCAAACTTGCTTCTCCCCGAGTGTTCTGCTTCTCTGTAAATGGcccaccatccatccaccacCCACCTGATCATCAGTTTATCCTTTTTCTTCACCCTCTGCCCTGTATTTAATCAAAGAAAAGCAATATGCCCCAAACCCAAGCATTTCTCTCCACCTGCCCTAATCCCCTAGTCCTGACCCTCATTGCTCACATGATCCACCCAAACAGCCTCCTGGGGGAATCCCTTCTTCTATATTTGTCCCATTTTCAGTCTGttttccacacagcagccaggggGATTTGTAAAAACATTCgtcagatcatgccactcctcTCCTCAAAACCCTGTAATGATCTGTATGTTTTGACCCCATAACTGCTCTACTTTTCCCACTCACTTCTCCCCAACCATACTGGCCTCCTTCCTACTTCTTGAGCATAAAATCACATGCCCACCCCAGGGTCTTTGCATatactcttccctctgcctgcaatattctttccccagtcaacTGTGTGTCTCTTGTCCCCTCATCTACTTGGGTCTCTTTCAATGCCACCTCCACAGAGAAGTCTTCCCCGACTGCCCCACCCAAAGTGGCAATATGATCCTTGCTCTCTGTGTCTTATGCTGTCTTGTTCTCTCCACAACATGATTACTACTTGTCActatattatattcatttatttcttgatGTGTTTCCCCTCTCACTGGCATGTCTTTCTACATATCAATGAGAACAGGGAATTATCTTGTTTGTTCACCTCTGCATCCCTGTGCCTAGAGCATTGGCTGGTGCATTATCAACACTCAGCTCAACAAATGAATATTGATATTAAGAAGAAAGacactctactttttttttttttttttttgagacagagtcttgctctgtcgcccaagctggagtgcggtggcatgatcttggctccactgcaaccaccgccttatggatttaagcagttctcctgcctcagcaaccctggtagctgggattacaggtatgtgccaccacacctggctaatttttgtatttttactagaggcagGGTttacccatgttggccaggctggtctcaaactcctgacctcaagtgatccacccgcctcggcctcccaaagtgctgggattacaggcgtgagccagcacgcctggcccaAGAGAAACATTCTTAATATCCACTAAGAGATCAAGGAAATTATTCCACCCATGAAACAAGAAGTGGAAACTAGGAAACAAGAAGAGGCAGTTATAGGAAGAACCAAACAGGGATtctgaaatggaaattaaacattcTGAAATTAAAATGCTGGTGATttggggctgagtgcagtggctcatgcctataatcccagaactttgggaggccgaggtgggcagatcacttgaggccaggagttcgagaccagcctggccaacatggtgaaaccccattgatattaaaaatacaaaaattagccgggcatggtggtgcatgcctatagacccagctacttaggaggccaaagcatgagaattgcttgaacctgggcagtggagattgcagtgggccaagatggcgccactgcactccagactaggcaacagagcaagactctgactcaacttaaaaaaaaaaaaaaagtggagaaagCTGCATGAGAAGTATTTTTTTGGGAGAGCTCAGCTTTGGCCACACTAAGTATGAGATGTTCATTAAGCACCTAAGATTAGGCAATTGGATCAAAATCTAGCATTCCAAGAAGAGGTACAGGCTAAAGATGTGAATGGACCAGATGATAGAGAAGATAGAGAAGACCAAGGAGTGAGCTCAGTGGCCTCCAACGTTAACAGTGTATGGAGAAGAGGAAAACCCAACCAAGAAGACTGAGAACTAGTGAGTCCTGGAGGCCCAGGGAAGAAAGTATTCTCAGGTGGAGATCAGAGACAGATGGCTTAAGTAAGATGAGGACTGAAAATGTCATTGAATCTAGCAGCATGGAGGTCATTGGTGACAGCAGAGTGATGGGGGCAAAACCTTGATGGAAATgaatccaaaaaaacaaaaaaatgagaagacagaaaCTGGAAATGAGTGTCAATAATACTTTCATAGAATTTTGTTGTAAATAGAAGTAAAGGTGGGGCAGTAGCTTAAGAAGAAAGAGGGGCTCAAACGGAGGGGGACTTTTTGGAAGACTACAGAAAAAAATGGCATATTTGTACATTGGTGGAAATTATCCAGCAGCGAAGAAAAGACAAATGCCAACGAGAGATGTGAGCAGGCAAAGGGGGGTGGGCTCTAGGCACACAGTGAGGGGTTGGCATGGATGAGAGAGAGACCAAACTGAGTGGAAGGAAGGCAGAATGTGGGGGCACCAAGGCAGGTGAGCTGGTGAGAGAATTAGATTGTTGGCTTCTGATGGCTTCTATTGTTTtagtgaaataagaaaaaaggtcATCTACTGAGAGAGAGGATAGAAGAGAAGGTGGTAGGTTTGAAGAGAGAAGATGGTATCAAATAACCCCTGGTTTGTGCGTTCAAATATAAggataacagaaataaaacatacaacTGACAGACCAAGACAGAAGAAGAATATAACAAGAAAACTTAATGGATTCAGTAGAAATTAGGAACAAGGAAAGCAAGATTTAAAGGGAAAATGTGGTGAACAAGAAAACATACAGTCAGTCCAAACATGTcaataattacaataaatgtGAACAGGTTAAAATTGCTAATTAAAAGGCAGAggtatttcttttgaattttacaaAAGGAAATGTAAAGCTTATTTGGCAGCTCAAGCTGATGAAGCTAAACATATCAGTTACTAAAACAAAGTCTGGACATATTTACACCAAACTGTAAACCATAGTGTAACTCACTGGTTGATGAGTGTATGAgtgatctttattttcatttcaatatgTTCTGAATTTTTGAGGAAGTgtgtaaattatttcataattagaaaataaaggaaatttttaaaaaaatcatccatGCACTTCAGCAAGTCTTCATGGAGCCTTTATTTGTTGTCCAAATCAGTTCCAAAGAGGCTCTAAAGAAGGGTTCCAGACTACCAGGAGCTCACTGGAAATAAGACCAACTGGACCATAATAGAAGAATGCAGGACATGGCTGGGTGCCGCGGCtcacaccactttgggaggccaaggcgggcggatcacctgaggtcaggagtttgagaagaatGCAGGACAGTGTAAAGATGAGATTCCACTGACAACTCTGagccctgggtgcaggcaggAATAAGCAAAGAGAGTCCGCTGGGGGAGGAGTATTTGGACTGTGCCCATTCCACACAGTATGTGGCCTAAGGGTGAGCCTGGAGACAGCATTCCAGGCTGGAGGTCCAACATAAGCAAGGGTGGGAACTGAGAAAGCATGTACAGGGCACGTGGTGGAAGAAGTGGATGAGTCAAGGTGCAGAGTCCAGGGAGGCAAAGAAGTTGGCTTGGTAAGCCATGTGGAGGGGCGGCAGGAGGAGTGGGTGAAGCAAAAAGAAGCAGATGGGAGGGGCATTTATGCCTCAGATGGAGAGTTTTATGCCCAAAGCACATAAGAGCAAACACCTGGGTTGCCATCACTGCTGCACTGCACATATACGcatgtacacatgtacacacatgcacttgcgcaaacacatgtgcatacatacaCAGGCATGTCACATACCCACATATACatacacttcctttttttttctttttttttcttttttttttttttgagataagtgtcttgctctgtcacccaggctggagtgcagtgatgcaatctcagctcgctgcaacctctgccacctgggttcaagagattctcctgcctcagcctcccaagtagctggaattacagctgtgcaccactaccatgctcagctaacttttgtagttttagtagagatgggtttttgccatgttggccaagctggtcttgaactcctgacctcaagtgatctgcccacctcggcctcccaaagtgctgggattacaggcgtgagccacagcgcccggccatacacacacactttttaactGCTTTGTGTTCTCTGGCCCTTTCGCCTACAGAATTAGCTATCGAGACCAAGGGGGTTCTCTTGGCCTCGGTCCAACCTTTCCTGAACCCCACACCCTGCACCAGCACACACTGCTGCCCACTGCCCTGCCCTGGTAAGGCACCACTAGCTGTTGTTGACTGGGAGCCTCTTGGCTTTTAAGCAGGATTTGACCCAAGGGTTTGCAGTGCGGGGTGGGTCCAGGGGCAGGAGTTGAGGCAGAAAGACAAGGGCAGGGATAGCTGTGGagtgggggaggtgggagagagaaaTTCTTAAGAGgcaaaactagccaggcttggCCCCtggtgggtttgggaggcagggAGCAGGAGGTGTGAACCAAGACGCTGGGTTCCAGGCCAGGGACCGTGACATGAGAGGCCATAGCTGAGGTGGGGCTCTGCAGGAGGCATAGATTTAGGGAGGGGACAGATATCTCAGGGTGGCATTGGGCACACTGAACCTGGGGAGTCTGTGGGGTGTCTGTTGATGCTGGGAAGCTCCACCGAGGACTCAGGACAGGGTAACAGCAAAGGGGGCACAGGACGCCAACCACAGCAGGTGAGTGGAGGCAGGAGCCACAGGTGGGGCCAGGCCACACAGCCTGGGATGCGCAGGGGCTGGGCAGCTGCCAGTGACCCAAGCCCACACAGAGACTTGCACAGCTGCCCCAGCCCCAAGTTAGGGGGATCCCCTGGCCCGCCTTCTCTTGGCTCAGCCACCCTGGGAGGTGGGCACAAGGGGGCACCGAAGGGGGCAGGCTGCCCTGGCATCCCACAGCCACCAGGAGAAGAACTTAGGCCTCCCCAagacctggcacagagcaggccaGCCCCGGCCCCCAAGCGGAAGAGGCTGCAGCTCCCTCGCATCTGCGCCTCCCTCAACGCGGGTTAAACTTTGACCAAGGAAATGATTGCTAAACTCGATTCCATAAGTGTCACCGGTCACACTTTAATTCCAGTCTGGAATTAAAGTCTTCAGTCTCCACATTCCCTACTTTCCAAATTCAGCTTTTCCGGGAGGTCTGGAGCAGCTGCCTCTCTGGGGAGATGCTGGAGGTCTCGGAATCACCTCACGCAGCCTCAGGGCCCGGTTGGAGCCACCTCAAGTGACACCAGCAGGCAGATGACCAGAGAGCCTGAGCCTCCGGCCCCATCTGTGAAGCCAGCAGCCACTGACATGCTCCCAGCCGCTGGGCTGGAGAAGCCACTGTGGCCACCACCGTGGGGGAAACAGGCCCGTTGCCCTGGCCCCTTTGCCCTGCGCCAGCCCTTGTGAAGTGGGCCCCTCTTCTGGGCCCCTTGAGTAGGTTTCATGGCATTTTCTGAACTCCTGGACCTCGTGGGTGGCCTGGGCAGGTTCCAGGTTCTCCAGACGGTGGCTCTGATGGTCTCCATCATGTGGCTGTGTACCCAGAGCATGCTGGAGAACTTCTCGgccgccgtgcccagccaccGCTGCTGGGCACCCCTCCTGGACAACAGCACGGCCCAGGCCGGCGTCCTAGGGGGCCTGAGTCCCGAGGCCCTCCTGGCTATCTCCATCCCGCCGGGCCCCAACCAGAGGCCCCACCAGTGCCGCCGCTTCCGCCAGCCGCAGTGGCAGCTCTTGGACCCCAATGCCACGGCCACCAGCTGGAGCGAGGCCGACACGGAGCCGTGTGTGGATGGCTGGGTCTATGACCGCAGCATCTTCACCTCCACAATCGTGGCCAAGGTAGGGCCTCCCCCAGGGCCACTCCAGTCCCGCCACCTTGGAGGTCAGAGTCATGGATCACGGTGGGTTGGACTCAAAGGTCCAGTCCTGGGAGGGACCTGCCTCCCCAGGCCCTTCTCACTCTCGAGCCTCTCAGCCCCTTGTCAGCCACACACAGGGAAGTGGGCAGCAGGGATCAGTCTACAGATGGGGCCAGCCCAGGCTCTTGGAGGTGCGGGGGGCACCTGGGCGGGCACTTCTAAATGCTGGCACCTGGACACTCACTGGCCTCGCCCTGTCCCGGCCCTGCTGACCCTTCAGCCGTGACTCCAGGCAACTCAGCCGCAGGGGGACTCAGTGACAATTCACTGGATTCCCCGAGACCAAAGCACACAAGGTAAGGGATTACCCCAGGTTGCCTCCCAGATGAGGCGCCAGGCAAAGCCAGGCAAGCAGAGAGGGGCGGCTCGTCCCAACAAGCGGGAAGAACCTCTTTATAAAGAACAGGAGGGAAGCAACCTCTGGGAGAGGGGCCAGGGTGTCAGCTTGGGTGGCTGCTTCCAAGTGGAGAGACAGGAGAGGGGGCAGATGTGGCTAGAGACCCAGTGAGCAGTAGGGAGCCATGGAGGAGTTTAGGCAGAGGGTGGCAGGATATACTCCTCAAAAGGCCAAACTATGCTTGTAGGTGCCCTCACTGTtccacagagtcttgctttaaAACCCTAGAGGTCACCAGaccacccaccccacccagctcccTGGGGGCCCTCCCATACGGTTCCTCTGCATCTCTGCCAGGGCTCTCCCAACCTCCTAAGCTCAGCCCCCTCCTCTCCCATCAGTGGAACCTGGTGTGTGACTCTCATGCCCTGAAGCCCATGGCCCAGTCCATCTACCTGGCTGGGATTCTGGTGGGAGCTGCTGCGTGTGGCCCTGCCTCAGACAGGTGAGTACCCCCAGTCCAGGCAGGTCTCAGTTCCCCTCACGAACCCTGCTCTCCTAGGCCCCTGGCCCCAGACCAGCCTCACAAAACGAAGTCTAGAAAGCACCCTACTTGTTGGATGTGGGTCTCGGACCAGCCACCCTGCAGCTGTGCCATGTAGGGAGGTCTGGAACCTTCTCTGAGCCTCGAGTTCACCGACTTTGCTCGGGGTTGTAGAGGATTGCTGTTCCCCAGCAAACATTCACTGCTAAAACTAGCTTGGCCATGCATCTGCCTTCAGCAGCAACCTGAGTGCTCCCGGTGACCGGAGCGCATTCCCTTTGGCTCCGGCCTCGGGACTCTCCTTGGGCTCCGGAGTCTTCCGTGGGTGGAGAATGCAGGTTTCACTCAGGTGCCACTTCAGTGTCCACCTCAGCTCAGCGGGCAAGCACAGGGTGGGCTCTCGGTGGTCCAGAGCCCCGTGGCCTGTGCTTTGGCAAGCCACAGACCCTGCCTCTTCCTGGTTTGTGCTGCAGGTTTGGGCGCAGGCTGGTGCTAACCTGGAGCTACCTTCAGATGGCTGTGATGGGTACGGCAGCTGCCTTCGCCCCCGCCTTCCCCGCGTACTGCCTGTTCCGCTTCCTGTTGGCCTTTGCCGTGGCGGGCGTCATGATGAACACAGGCACTCTCCGTAGGTCTCTGACCTGGCGCCATGCAGGGGGGCTCCATGCAGGCTCCAGGGCTGAACCACTCGGTCTCCTTGCAGTGATGGAGTGGACGGCGGCGCGGGCCCGAcccttggtgatgaccttgaaCTCTCTGGGCTTCAGCTTCGGCCATGGCCTGACGGCCGCAGTGGCCTACGGTGTGCGGGACTGGACACTACTGCAGCTGGTGGTCTCAGTCCCCTTCTTCCTCTGCTTTTTGTACTCCTGGTGGGTGCTGTGCCCCACTCCCCTCCTCAGAGGAGATCCTGCCCACTCTCCACCCAGGGGAATGGGAGACTCTCCTTTCACTGGGGGCTGAGGAGTGCTAGAGGCCAGGGGTGCATGGGCTGGAGGAAAGCCCCTTTTCCTACTTattcttctcctttcctccctccttctcctcatcTCTTGGCCTGTTCCCCTCTCTTGTCCCTGCCTGACTTGACATCTATGCTGCCAGGCCCATCTTCTGAGcccctcctctgtgccaggcatggcagcactgAGCTAGGCTAGGGGAGCGAGTAAAAGATACAACACATGCCCGCACACACAGCGCACAGCCGCAGTCTGCCTCATGGGCTGACAGAATCAATGCATGTGTCTGTCTGCTAGAAGACAGGGACCAGGACCCACTCATCAGAGGGGAATCCACAGTCCCCACAGAGGGCCGGCATGTGTGGGAGGTTAGGAAATGTCAGCATTGCCCTGAAACAAATCAGGCTTGGCCCTTGCCAAGCACCTGGCACATACTacgtgctaaataaatatttgttgaatggatgaattgtTAGGTAAGTAGaaatagataggtaggtaggtaggtaggtaggtagagaCAGATAAATAAATGGGTTGACAGATGTGTGGattggatgagtggatgggtgagtCGGTGGGTAGATGGATTGGATCGTACGGATGAATTGAATGGATGGTTGAATGGATGGACAGAAGGATGGACGGATGGttggaatggatggatggatggatggatggatggatgggatggatggatggatggttgaatgggtggatggatggaatggATAGACGGATGGATGAATGgcattgatggatggatgggatggatggatggattgatggatggttGGAATAGAtggaatggatggatggttgaatggatggatgcataAATGGATAGAcggattggatggatggatggatggatggatggatggatggatggatggatggttgaatAGATgtttgaatggatggatgggtggatggatggatggttgaatggatggatggatggatggatggatggatggatggatggaatggatggatggttggatggatggtcagaatagatggatggatggatggatggttggaatagatggatagatggatggatggatggatggatggatggatggatggaatggatagatggttggatggatggtcagaatagatggatggatggatggatggatggatggatggatggatggaattgatagatggttggatggatggtcagaatagatggatggatggatggatggatggatggatggttggaatagatggatggatggatgaatggatggatggatggatggatggaatggatggttggaatagatggatggatggatagatggaatggatggatggagggatggttgaatggatggatggatggatggaatggatcgatggatggatgaatggaattgatggatggatgggatgggtggatggattgatggatggttGGAATAGATAGAATGAATGGATGgttgaatggatggatgcatagatggatggatggaatggatagatggatggatggatggatggatggatggatggatggatggctgaatggatggttgaatggatggatggatggatggatggatggatggatggatggatggattggatggatggatggatggttggatgaatggatggatggatggatggatggatggatggatggatggatggttggatggatggaatggatggatggatggttggatggatggttgaatggatggataggtggatgaatTGGATGaactggatggatgaatggatagatggatggacgaAGGCCATTTGACGGCAGGGCTGA contains these protein-coding regions:
- the SLC22A12 gene encoding solute carrier family 22 member 12 isoform X1, producing MAFSELLDLVGGLGRFQVLQTVALMVSIMWLCTQSMLENFSAAVPSHRCWAPLLDNSTAQAGVLGGLSPEALLAISIPPGPNQRPHQCRRFRQPQWQLLDPNATATSWSEADTEPCVDGWVYDRSIFTSTIVAKWNLVCDSHALKPMAQSIYLAGILVGAAACGPASDRFGRRLVLTWSYLQMAVMGTAAAFAPAFPAYCLFRFLLAFAVAGVMMNTGTLLMEWTAARARPLVMTLNSLGFSFGHGLTAAVAYGVRDWTLLQLVVSVPFFLCFLYSWWLAESARWLLTMGRLDQGLQELWRVAAINGKGAVQDTLTPEVLLSAMREELSMGQAPTSLGTLLRMPGLRFRTCISTLCWFAFGFTFFGLALDLQALGSNIFLLQMFIGVVDIPAKMGALLLLSRLGRRPTLAASLLLAGLCILANTLVPHEMGALRSALAVLGLGGVGAAFTCITIYSSELFPTVLRMTAVGLGQMAARGGAILGPLVRLLGVHGPWLPLLVYGTVPMLSGLAALLLPETQSLPLPDTIQDVQNQAVKKVTHGTLGNSVLKSTQF